A genomic region of Branchiostoma lanceolatum isolate klBraLanc5 chromosome 4, klBraLanc5.hap2, whole genome shotgun sequence contains the following coding sequences:
- the LOC136433261 gene encoding insulinoma-associated protein 1a-like, producing MPRGFLVKRGKKFVPVSYRQRDEDGVATQKMEPPVSPPLALPQLSPARPEVSPFIAISSIPNVSVGAQASPVRRHPCQPAYPDSPQFTYSPIRPVTREADPALRESFGYKSSSPLSAHAFPSPMMFDQYSFSPASGGPREKYSDTPSPNSGSAKRPHPDGERKPKSPIKKSKAVRKIHFDEDTTSPVLGLRITQAPAEAEKQKDKDNGDSNNNSSKTTNPTNKKPGGGAFVCQLCKEEYTDPFTLAQHKCSRIVRVEYRCPECDKVFNCPANLASHRRWHKPRPTESPNSRYSAASSPSRVMPLSPAGAKHPEAAYHRDPHPESASETHSDAGSHRSTPSPHTDASHHRDSVHTDTPWFECDRCGKKFRRQAYLRKHILQHEEGKEEPSYPCHLCGKVFRTLANRAKHILGHSMGPKDHCCPECGAGFPNKAALDRHVRMHSSDIFSCKYCDATFYSSPGLTRHINKCHPSENRQVILLQPVPARHAPAVC from the coding sequence ATGCCGAGAGGATTTCTCGTCAAGAGAGGGAAAAAGTTCGTTCCCGTGTCGTACCGGCAGCGGGACGAGGATGGCGTGGCGACACAGAAGATGGAGCCGCCGGTCTCTCCACCACTGGCCCTGCCGCAGCTCTCACCAGCGCGCCCCGAGGTCTCTCCGTTCATCGCCATCTCCAGTATCCCGAACGTGAGCGTCGGCGCACAGGCCAGCCCGGTACGGCGGCATCCCTGCCAGCCGGCGTACCCTGACTCACCACAGTTCACCTACAGTCCCATCCGGCCGGTCACGCGTGAGGCAGACCCGGCGCTGAGGGAGAGTTTCGGGTACAAGTCCAGCTCTCCTCTGTCCGCTCACGCCTTCCCATCCCCGATGATGTTTGACCAGTACAGCTTCAGCCCAGCTTCCGGCGGACCCAGGGAGAAGTATTCGGACACTCCGTCACCAAACTCTGGGTCTGCAAAACGGCCGCATCCTGACGGCGAGCGCAAGCCAAAGTCTCCCATCAAGAAGTCCAAAGCCGTCAGAAAAATCCATTTCGACGAAGACACCACCTCTCCGGTCCTGGGGCTGAGGATCACACAGGCACCAGCTGAGGCAGAGAAACAGAAGGACAAGGACAACGGTGACAGCAACAACAACTCTTCCAAAACAACAAACCCCACAAACAAGAAACCAGGAGGAGGCGCGTTCGTCTGTCAGCTCTGCAAGGAAGAGTACACCGATCCCTTCACCTTGGCGCAGCACAAATGTTCTCGCATTGTCAGGGTCGAGTACCGGTGTCCGGAGTGTGACAAGGTGTTCAACTGCCCCGCCAACCTGGCCTCCCACCGCCGCTGGCACAAACCCCGGCCCACCGAATCACCTAACAGCCGCTACAGCGCAGCCTCCTCCCCCTCCCGGGTGATGCCACTGTCCCCCGCCGGAGCCAAGCATCCCGAGGCCGCCTACCACCGAGACCCGCATCCCGAGAGTGCCAGCGAGACCCACAGCGACGCGGGCAGCCATCGCAGCACCCCCAGCCCCCACACGGACGCCTCCCACCACCGCGACTCTGTCCACACCGACACGCCGTGGTTCGAGTGCGACCGGTGCGGGAAGAAATTCCGACGCCAGGCCTACCTGAGAAAACACATCTTACAGCACGAAGAGGGAAAGGAAGAGCCCAGCTACCCCTGTCACCTATGCGGCAAAGTCTTCCGCACGCTCGCCAACAGGGCCAAACACATCCTCGGACACTCCATGGGCCCTAAGGACCACTGCTGCCCCGAATGCGGCGCAGGCTTCCCCAACAAGGCCGCTCTGGACCGGCATGTCAGGATGCACTCCTCCGACATCTTCTCGTGCAAGTACTGCGACGCCACCTTCTACAGCTCGCCGGGACTCACGCGCCATATCAACAAGTGCCACCCCTCCGAGAACCGACAAGTCATCCTCCTGCAGCCCGTGCCAGCCCGCCACGCGCCCGCTGTCTGCTAA
- the LOC136433262 gene encoding ESF1 homolog: protein MEDLKKDSRFAHIPKDPRFRTVPNHERKVKVDKRFQGMFKDKRFKVKYQVDKRGRPINRTSKEDLRKFYEMSSSDSEEDSEEDVRTGKSKRTEKKESSQSRAESKTKKGAGNKSRDERFDMKSMTTKSEEKESSSQHVDSVERTAQKVADSDISDQDQENDLESSGDEAESESGSGDSGPEGDDLPEIGKLETGRREDGEEEDDDESDEDGSSDDEEEGPKVDLARGEGNMETSSSDSELEFEEDESEHEWGELDKSAPTTDDPTCRFAVCNMDWDRIKAVDLLVVFNSFKPTGGVVKSIKIFPSEYGAKRLKEEDLQGPAELLGGDDNNEDEKETEQGSKYSTERLRRYQLNRLKYYYAVVECDSVQTSAAIYKQCDGLEFELSAARMDLRFIPDDMTLDDQQPTQEAADVPPTYKPSVFFNTALQQTSVELTWDETNKERLNVTMKKFREEDIDKLDLTEYLASSSGEEDAGLSNLIGASSDEEEKGEEEEEEDKEEKDEDQIAKYRSLLLGLDKKEEKKEFEEDMEMEVTWEPGLREKAEDLVKKKTEDKKSTPWQQYLEKKKQKKKERKQELKKKEEEKKFEDVEESGEEDLPAGVDLGDDYFREELEQLQTDDKSKKRKKKEKKKVEEPTPEEEKQKAELELLMMDEEDNKRHFNMKAIIEAETQADEKKKRKKKDRNTTEEPGTKLEDNFEIDVQDPRFEAVYSSHLYNIDPSDPGYKKTKAMDALLTEKQHRRATGKKRKVPTEKKVDPAKEQTKTQEASLDMLVKSVKAKTSQFQARKKIKSS from the exons ATGGAGGATCTCAAAAAAGACAGTCGTTTTGCCCACATCCCCAAAGACCCTCGCTTCCGTACTGTGCCCAACCATGAGcgcaaggtcaaggtcgacaAGCGCTTCCAGGGGATGTTTAAGGACAAgaggttcaaggtcaagtacCAGGTGGACAAAAGGGGACGTCCGATCAACCGGACATCTAAGGAGGACCTCAGAAAATTCTATGAAATGTCAAGTTCAGATTCAGAGGAAGATAGCGAGGAGGATGTAAGAACAGGAAAGTCAAAGAGGACAGAAAAGAAGGAATCATCACAGAGCAGAGCAGAATCAAAGACCAAAAAGGGAGCTGGGAACAAGTCAAGAGATGAGAGATTTGATATGAAATCTATGACCACTAAAAGTGAAGAAAAGGAAAGTTCAAGTCAACATGTAGACAGTGTTGAGAGAACTGCTCAGAAAGTAGCTGACAGTGATATCTCAGACCAGGACCAGGAAAATGATCTGGAGAGTTCTGGAGATGAAGCAGAAAGTGAATCAG GCAGCGGTGACAGTGGGCCAGAAGGAGATGATTTGCCAGAAATAggaaagctggagacaggcaGAAGAGAGGATGGAGAagaggaagatgatgatgagtcaGATGAAGATGGCAGcagtgatgatgaggaggagggaCCCAAGGTCGACCTGGCTCGAGGAGAAGGAAACATGGAGACCAGCTCGTCTGATTCTGAGCTGGAGTTTGAGGAGGACGAGTCAGAGCATGAGTGGGGAGAGTTGGATAAATCTGCCCCTACTACAG ATGACCCCACCTGCAGGTTTGCTGTGTGTAACATGGACTGGGACAGGATCAAGGCTGTGGACCTGCTGGTGGTCTTCAACTCATTCAAACCCACAGGAGGAGTGGTCAAGTCTATTAAG ATATTCCCATCTGAGTACGGTGCCAAGCGATTAAAGGAGGAAGACTTGCAAGGACCAGCAGAACTGCTAGGGGGAGATGATAACAATGAAGACGAGAAGGAAACAGAACAA GGATCCAAGTACAGTACAGAGAGGCTACGCCGGTACCAGCTGAACAGACTGAAGTATTACTACGCCGTGGTGGAGTGTGACTCTGTACAGACCTCTGCTGCCATCTACAAACAGTGTGATGGGTTAGAGTTTGAGCTGAGTGCAGCCAGAATGGACCTCAG attcatCCCAGATGACATGACCCTCGATGACCAGCAGCCAACCCAGGAGGCCGCAGACGTGCCGCCGACCTACAAACCATCGGTGTTCTTCAACACGGCGCTGCAGCAGACTAGCGTGGAGCTCACGTGGGACGAGACCAACAAGGAACGACTGAACGTGACCATGAAGAAGTTCAGGGAGGAGGACATTGACAAACTTGACCTGACGGAGTACCTGGCCTCATCCAGTGGGGAGGAAGATGCAG GCTTGTCCAATCTGATTGGTGCATCAAGTGATGAGGAGGAgaagggggaggaggaggaagaggaggacaAGGAGGAGAAAGACGAGGACCAGATAGCCAAGTACCGCTCCCTGCTGCTGGGTCTGGATaagaaggaagagaagaaggagTTTGAGGAAGACATGGAGATGGAGGTGACATGGGAGCCTG GTCTACGTGAGAAGGCAGAAGACCTGGTGAAGAAGAAGACTGAAGACAAAAAGAGCACACCCTGGCAACAGTACCTGgaaaagaagaaacagaagaagaaggaaagaaaacagGAACTGAAGAAGAAAGAGGAGGAGAAAAAG TTTGAGGATGTGGAGGAGTCTGGTGAGGAGGACCTGCCCGCAGGAGTGGACCTGGGGGATGACTACTTCAGGGAAGAGCTGGAGCAGTTACAGACAG ATGACAagtcaaagaaaagaaagaaaaaggagaagaaaaaggTGGAGGAGCCCACACCTGAGGAGGAGAAACAGAAG GCTGAGCTGGAGCTGTTAATGATGGATGAAGAGGACAACAAACGGCATTTCAACATGAAGGCCATCATCGAGGCTGAGACACAGGCAGacgagaagaagaaaaggaagaagaaggaCAGAAACACAACAGAGGAACCAGGGACAAAACTGGAGGACAACTTTGAG ATTGATGTGCAGGACCCCAGGTTCGAGGCTGTGTACTCCTCCCACCTGTACAACATTGACCCCTCCGATCCCGGCTACAAGAAAACCAAAGCCATGGACGCCCTCCTGACAGAGAAGCAACACAGAAGGGCAACGGGCAAGAAGAGGAAAGTGCCGACAGAGAAAAAAGTTGATCCAGCAAAGGAACAGACAAAGACACAAGAAGCATCCCTAGACATGCTGGTGAAGTCAGTTAAGGCCAAAACTAGTCAGTTCCAGGCTAGGAAGAAAATAAAGTCATCttag
- the LOC136431970 gene encoding versican core protein-like: MTYVVCSDVDECQQPDVCPGARCINRPGTYSCQCLPGYEEPNCIDIDECRYAGFCPDNSDCTNTDGSYYCTCHLGFHGDDCLDVDECQNETLNTCGANQHCVNTEGFFTCLDCSRYEDKCYAPSVSTATFAEAEQKCAEEGGILATVPDRETQLFLMQLVGSRDTWIGLDDRRNEGHFLWSDGTPLGSGYTYWSPGEPNDGTSTQDCVHLWPLAGFRWDDQQCSRSEYYVCQFEAVSHPNSILDGAVGTDSFNHIHNHNHN, encoded by the exons ATGACTTACGTTGTTTGTTCAGACGTTGACGAGTGCCAGCAGCCAGACGTCTGTCCCGGTGCCAGGTGCATCAACAGGCCGGGAACCTACTCCTGCCAGTGTCTGCCTGGGTACGAGGAGCCCAACTGTATTG ATATCGACGAGTGCCGGTACGCTGGGTTCTGTCCAGACAACTCCgactgcaccaacacggacggtaGCTACTACTGCACCTGTCATCTTGGCTTCCACGGAGACGACTGTCTTG ATGTTGACGAATGTCAAAATGAGACCCTGAACACCTGTGGAGCAAACCAGCACTGCGTCAACACTGAGGGATTCTTCACCTGTTTGG ATTGCTCTAGGTATGAGGACAAGTGCTACGCCCCGTCTGTTTCCACCGCTACGTTCGCCGAGGCTGAGCAGAAGTGTGCAGAAGAGGGCGGTATCCTGGCCACGGTGCCGGACAGGGAGACACAGCTGTTCCTCATGCAGCTGGTGGGCAGCAGGGACACGTGGATCGGGCTGGACGATAGGAGGAATGAAGGGCACTTCCTGTGGAGCGATGGAACTCCACTTGGATCAGGCTACACTTACTGGTCACCAG GCGAACCCAACGATGGAACCTCCACCCAGGACTGTGTGCACCTGTGGCCTCTTGCCGGGTTCCGGTGGGACGATCAACAGTGCAGCCGGTCTGAGTACTATGTCTGCCAGTTTGAGGCTGTTTCCCACCCCAACAGTATTCTGGACGGGGCTGTGGGGACTGACTCGTTCAACCATATCCACAACCATAACCACAACTGA
- the LOC136431971 gene encoding E-selectin-like, whose protein sequence is MAGSVMIFLSTSKSYESSELYILTEKCCSRPAIPNGEYRGTHCFNDTVTFSCDLGHEPVGDVALTCTETAQWSNRLPSCQKKCCDSSITVADGSVSLHPDNCYGSIVDIRCNHGYELLPGHHVVCNESGLWNGEMPTCQKTCCGEPGAIRNGMSNSTGLCFGDVATFTCEAGFLLRGNATLVCDADRFWGPTPFCEPYSLCERSNLAVPSAGFKICFESPQGTTPVEYCQMHCNAPRVYNRNEDMYECSAETSWLWKIRIYLPAGQQLLTYVNVGECSAPSNPFAAVTVGGLVINANAPLGMAAIEAEMRRILESLGLCNDPCQIGEITVEKAPNARSGLRKRSAGIQYQVSVQLRAYADMSLVTPTNTVQMEWVRLAGQLR, encoded by the exons ATGGCTGGCAGTGTTATGATATTCTTAAGTACAAGCAAATCATATGAATCATCCGAACTATATATTCTGACAGAGAAATGCTGCAGCCGCCCTGCCATTCCAAACGGCGAGTACAGGGGGACCCACTGCTTCAATGACACGGTGACCTTCAGCTGTGACCTCGGACATGAGCCGGTGGGTGACGTGGCCCTAACCTGTACTGAGACTGCGCAGTGGAGCAACCGGTTGCCAAGCTGCCAGA AGAAGTGCTGTGATAGCTCTATCACAGTCGCTGATGGGTCCGTCAGTCTCCATCCGGACAACTGTTACGGCAGCATTGTTGACATCAGATGTAACCATGGATACGAACTTCTTCCGGGACATCATGTCGTCTGTAACGAGAGTGGCTTGTGGAATGGAGAGATGCCTACTTGTCAGA AAACATGTTGCGGCGAACCCGGGGCCATAAGGAACGGCATGAGTAACTCTACAGGACTGTGTTTCGGTGACGTGGCTACTTTCACTTGTGAAGCTGGATTCCTTCTGAGGGGTAACGCCACACTGGTGTGCGACGCAGACAGATTCTGGGGACCGACACCTTTCTGTGAAC CATACAGTTTGTGTGAGCGATCCAACCTGGCAGTCCCTTCAGCTGGGTTTAAGATCTGCTTCGAGAGTCCCCAGGGTACCACACCTGTGGAGTACTGTCAGATGCACTGCAACGCACCAAGGGTATACAACAG GAATGAAGACATGTACGAGTGCAGTGCGGAGACGTCGTGGCTGTGGAAGATCAGAATCTACCTCCCTGCCGGGCAGCAGCTACTCACATATGTAAACGTGGGGGAATGTTCAG CTCCGTCCAACCCGTTCGCTGCTGTCACCGTGGGAGGACTGGTCATCAACGCCAACGCACCTTTGGGCATGGCGGCTATCGAGGCTGAGATGAGACGGATTCTGGAATCGCTAGGACTGTGCAACGATCCCTGTCAG ATTGGAGAAATAACAGTTGAGAAGGCACCAAATGCAAGATCTGGACTTCGGAAGCGCAGCGCAGGTATCCAGTACCAGGTGTCTGTCCAGCTGCGCGCCTATGCCGACATGAGCCTGGTGACCCCCACCAACACCGTTCAGATGGAGTGGGTTCGTCTGGCAGGGCAACTCAGGTAA
- the LOC136431972 gene encoding P-selectin-like, giving the protein MDQVTFTCNTGYEILGSSTLTCQNDQTWSGTEPSCVRSQCPESQPPAHGEVTGGNSFGDTVTYECEVGYRLVGNPTRSCMATKTWSAPDPTCQLKTCPPVTAPDHSAVTGVNTYGEEVTYFCETGYDIIGTFTRTCQDSQQWSGNQPYCSKIQCSTLNPPTSGSVSGGHEYGDTVQFSCWAGYTLTGSSNRTCQEDGLWSGAQPTCAENECPELDSPLNGYKTGGNGYDDTVIFYCNSGYQMVGPAPVVTRTCQADKTWTGLQPSCTRQECPVLLPPANGNVTGNLFYGDVVSFTCDPGYEMSGSDTRTCQANQQWDGTQPTCDRVQCLPLSPISDGQMSGNNFFGDRTTFVCNTGYELSGSTSRSCQADRTWSGAQTSCISEWKIAIARNFDGCSFGTFLPIDVQV; this is encoded by the exons ATGGACCAGGTCACCTTCACGTGCAACACTGGGTACGAGATCCTGGGCAGCAGCACGCTGACGTGTCAGAACGACCAGACGTGGAGCGGAACAGAACCCTCGTGTGTCC GATCCCAGTGTCCCGAGTCTCAGCCGCCCGCCCATGGAGAAGTCACGGGGGGAAACTCGTTCGGAGACACGGTGACGTACGAGTGCGAGGTGGGCTACAGGCTGGTGGGGAACCCCACACGGAGCTGTATGGCCACCAAGACGTGGAGCGCACCAGACCCTACCTGTCAAT TGAAGACCTGCCCACCTGTAACCGCTCCCGATCACAGCGCGGTGACCGGCGTGAACACGTACGGGGAGGAGGTGACGTATTTCTGTGAGACAGGGTATGACATCATCGGCACCTTCACACGTACTTGTCAGGACAGCCAACAGTGGAGCGGCAACCAGCCGTACTGCTCAA AGATCCAGTGCAGCACCCTGAACCCACCGACGTCCGGCTCGGTGTCGGGCGGCCATGAGTACGGCGACACGGTGCAGTTCAGCTGCTGGGCGGGCTACACTCTGACGGGCAGCAGCAACAGGACCTGTCAGGAGGACGGGCTGTGGAGCGGCGCACAACCCACATGTGCAG AAAACGAATGCCCAGAGCTGGATTCCCCACTAAACGGTTACAAGACGGGTGGGAATGGCTACGATGACACCGTCATCTTCTACTGCAACAGCGGCTATCAGATGGTCGGCCCCGCCCCGGTGGTCACGCGGACCTGTCAGGCCGACAAGACTTGGACCGGTCTACAGCCAAGTTGCACAA GACAAGAGTGCCCCGTCCTGTTACCTCCAGCGAACGGAAATGTCACCGGTAACCTGTTCTATGGCGACGTGGTCTCCTTCACGTGCGACCCTGGGTACGAGATGAGCGGCAGCGACACAAGAACCTGTCAGGCCAATCAGCAATGGGATGGAACCCAGCCGACCTGCGACA GAGTCCAGTGTCTTCCTCTAAGTCCTATATCCGACGGTCAGATGAGCGGAAATAACTTCTTCGGGGACCGAACAACCTTCGTCTGCAACACTGGGTACGAGCTGAGCGGCAGTACCTCCCGTTCCTGCCAGGCGGACCGGACCTGGTCGGGAGCACAGACATCGTGCATCAGTGAGTGGAAAATTGCCATTGCGCGCAACTTTGATGGTTGTAGTTTTGGAACCTTTCTACCAATTGACGTTCAAGTATGA